One Bombus pyrosoma isolate SC7728 linkage group LG7, ASM1482585v1, whole genome shotgun sequence genomic window carries:
- the LOC122569641 gene encoding transcriptional repressor CTCFL-like isoform X4 yields MYSLIVQQVEGLSGGEEGGTYFVDQSGQYYYQANNDETPVMTQVQIQEVEEADVNNDGEAPQEEQYHEIEELENVDGDEDGQVTSNGNNEVVINSGDAYQTVTIVPSDTNPGEVSYVLIVQQPDAEDKESKPIAREGTEGEEGEGEQDLTVYDFEDNEDNEVPVESEVEDDKTKIVKILPKKSQTVTQAHMCNYCNYTSPKRYLLSRHMKSHSEERPHKCSVCERGFKTLASLQNHVNTHTGTKPHHCKFCDSAFTTSGELVRHVRYRHTHEKPHKCHECDYASVELSKLKRHIRCHTGERPYQCPHCTYASPDTFKLKRHLRIHTGEKPYECDFCQARFTQSNSLKAHKLIHNVGDKPVFQCELCPTTCGRKTDLRIHVQKLHTSDKPLKCKRCGKSFPDRYVAKTELYNSYKSENIICCKHKTYNVFYHCRYSYKLHSKTHEGEKCYKCDLCPYASISERHLESHMLIHTDQKPYQCDHCFQSFRQKQLLKRHYNLYHNPTYVPPPPQEKTHQCPECERPFRHKGNLIRHMAVHDPESSLQEKQQALKMGRQKKIQIIDGQRVEVMTGDLATKLKGYEDEEEDEEDMMAVEGSDGQQYVVLEVIQLADNQGTDQQMAVVASEDGDLMMQDPLSQESGIVTGTGEEGDEAEEEEEEEEEEEEIEMDELKIESGASMKSSSQNTQSDPKLQKEMETCFGFDEEEEEEEEANGNINILQTIS; encoded by the exons ATGTACAGT CTTATAGTGCAACAAGTGGAAGGACTGTCTGGTGGAGAAGAAGGTGGAACTTACTTTGTTGACCAATCTGGTCAATATTACTACCAAGCAAATAATGATGAAACACCTGTCATGACACAGGTTCAAATTcaagaagtagaagaagcaGATGTAAATAATGACGGAGAAGCACCTCAAGAAGAACAATATcatgaaattgaagaattagaaaatgttgATGGTGATGAAGAT GGCCAGGTAACGAGTAATGGAAATAATGAGGTTGTAATCAATTCTGGAGATGCATATCAAACAGTTACTATTGTGCCATCTGATACTAATCCTGGTGAAGTCAGTTATGTACTAATAGTTCAGCAACCTGATGCTGAGGATAAGGAAAGCAAACCAATAGCACGAGAAGGAACAGAAGgtgaagaaggagaaggagaacaAGATCTTACAGTTTATGACTTTGAAGATAATGAAGATAATGAAGTACCTGTGGAATCAGAAGTAGAAGATGACAAAACtaagattgtaaaaattttacctAAAAAGTCTCAAACTGTTACCCAAGCTCATATGTGTAATTACTGTAACTACACAAGTCCAAAACG ATATCTGCTATCACGACATATGAAATCACATTCGGAGGAAAGGCCACATAAATGTAGCGTTTGTGAAAGAGGATTTAAAACACTAGCTTCTCTTCAGAATCATGTTAATACACATACTGGGACCAAGCCACATCACTGTAAATTTTGTGATAGTGCATTCACAACCTCTG gTGAACTTGTTAGACATGTTCGATATAGACACACACATGAAAAACCACATAAGTGTCATGAATGTGACTATGCATCTGTTGAATTGTCTAAACTCAAACGTCATATTCGGTGTCATACAGGCGAACGTCCATATCag TGTCCGCATTGTACATATGCAAGTCCTGATACTTTCAAGCTAAAACGCCATTTGCGCATACATACAGGAGAAAAACCATACGAGTGTGATTTTTGCCAGGCAAGGTTTACTCAGTCTAACAGCTTAAAAGCTCATAAACTGAtacataacg TTGGTGACAAGCCAGTGTTTCAGTGTGAATTATGTCCAACGACGTGTGGAAGAAAAACAGATCTCAGAATTCATGTACAAAAATTACACACCTCTGATAAACCTCTGAAATGTAAACGCTGTGGAAAATCATTCCCAGATAGGTATGTGGCAAAAACTGAGCTGTATAATAGCtacaaaagtgaaaatattatatgttgcAAACACAAaacatataatgtattttaccATTGTAGATATAGCTACAAATTGCATAGTAAAACTCACGAAGGAGAAAAGTGTTATAAATGTGATTTGTGTCCATATGCTTCTATATCTGAGCGCCATCTCGAGAGCCACATGTTAATTCATACTGATCAAAAACCATATCAATGTGATCATTGCTTTCAATCATTCAGACAAAAACAACTTCTCAAACggcattataatttatatcataatccTACTTATGTTCCCCCTCCGCCACAAGAAAAGACACATCAATGCCCTGAATGTGAACGACCGTTTAG GCATAAAGGGAATCTTATTCGACATATGGCTGTTCATGATCCGGAATCATCTCTTCAAGAAAAGCAACAAGCATTAAAGATGGGCAGACagaaaaagattcaaattATAGACGGACAGAGAGTCGAGGTCATGACAG GTGATTTAGCTACTAAACTTAAAGGTtacgaagatgaagaagaagatgaagaggaTATGATGGCGGTCGAAGGAAGTGATGGTCAACAATATGTTGTATTGGAAGTTATACAGCTAGCTGACAATCAAGGAACTGATCAA CAAATGGCCGTAGTAGCCAGTGAAGATGGAGATTTGATGATGCAAGATCCTTTGAGTCAAGAAAGTGGGATCGTAACTGGTACAGGCGAAGAAGGAGATGAAgcagaagaagaggaagaagaagaagaagaagaagaagaaatagaaatggatgaattaaaaatagaatcagGAGCGTCTATGAAATCTTCATCCCAGAACACACAAAGTGATCCAAAATTACAAAAGGAGATGGAAACCTGTTTCGGTTTTGATGAG gaagaggaagaagaagaagaagccaatggcaatataaatatattgcagACAATTtcgtaa
- the LOC122569641 gene encoding transcriptional repressor CTCFL-like isoform X2, with amino-acid sequence MTTNVATIKLEEEQESVTEIQTYLETFNREIEGGQGEQLQHVQLQQVEGLSGGEEGGTYFVDQSGQYYYQANNDETPVMTQVQIQEVEEADVNNDGEAPQEEQYHEIEELENVDGDEDGQVTSNGNNEVVINSGDAYQTVTIVPSDTNPGEVSYVLIVQQPDAEDKESKPIAREGTEGEEGEGEQDLTVYDFEDNEDNEVPVESEVEDDKTKIVKILPKKSQTVTQAHMCNYCNYTSPKRYLLSRHMKSHSEERPHKCSVCERGFKTLASLQNHVNTHTGTKPHHCKFCDSAFTTSGELVRHVRYRHTHEKPHKCHECDYASVELSKLKRHIRCHTGERPYQCPHCTYASPDTFKLKRHLRIHTGEKPYECDFCQARFTQSNSLKAHKLIHNVGDKPVFQCELCPTTCGRKTDLRIHVQKLHTSDKPLKCKRCGKSFPDRYVAKTELYNSYKSENIICCKHKTYNVFYHCRYSYKLHSKTHEGEKCYKCDLCPYASISERHLESHMLIHTDQKPYQCDHCFQSFRQKQLLKRHYNLYHNPTYVPPPPQEKTHQCPECERPFRHKGNLIRHMAVHDPESSLQEKQQALKMGRQKKIQIIDGQRVEVMTGYEDEEEDEEDMMAVEGSDGQQYVVLEVIQLADNQGTDQQMAVVASEDGDLMMQDPLSQESGIVTGTGEEGDEAEEEEEEEEEEEEIEMDELKIESGASMKSSSQNTQSDPKLQKEMETCFGFDEEEEEEEEANGNINILQTIS; translated from the exons ATGACAACTAACGTAGCAACAATTAAGTTAGAAGAGGAGCAGGAATCTGTAACGGAGATACAGACATACTTAGAAACATTTAATAGAGAAATAGAAGGAGGTCAAGGGGAGCAATTACAACATGTACAGT TGCAACAAGTGGAAGGACTGTCTGGTGGAGAAGAAGGTGGAACTTACTTTGTTGACCAATCTGGTCAATATTACTACCAAGCAAATAATGATGAAACACCTGTCATGACACAGGTTCAAATTcaagaagtagaagaagcaGATGTAAATAATGACGGAGAAGCACCTCAAGAAGAACAATATcatgaaattgaagaattagaaaatgttgATGGTGATGAAGAT GGCCAGGTAACGAGTAATGGAAATAATGAGGTTGTAATCAATTCTGGAGATGCATATCAAACAGTTACTATTGTGCCATCTGATACTAATCCTGGTGAAGTCAGTTATGTACTAATAGTTCAGCAACCTGATGCTGAGGATAAGGAAAGCAAACCAATAGCACGAGAAGGAACAGAAGgtgaagaaggagaaggagaacaAGATCTTACAGTTTATGACTTTGAAGATAATGAAGATAATGAAGTACCTGTGGAATCAGAAGTAGAAGATGACAAAACtaagattgtaaaaattttacctAAAAAGTCTCAAACTGTTACCCAAGCTCATATGTGTAATTACTGTAACTACACAAGTCCAAAACG ATATCTGCTATCACGACATATGAAATCACATTCGGAGGAAAGGCCACATAAATGTAGCGTTTGTGAAAGAGGATTTAAAACACTAGCTTCTCTTCAGAATCATGTTAATACACATACTGGGACCAAGCCACATCACTGTAAATTTTGTGATAGTGCATTCACAACCTCTG gTGAACTTGTTAGACATGTTCGATATAGACACACACATGAAAAACCACATAAGTGTCATGAATGTGACTATGCATCTGTTGAATTGTCTAAACTCAAACGTCATATTCGGTGTCATACAGGCGAACGTCCATATCag TGTCCGCATTGTACATATGCAAGTCCTGATACTTTCAAGCTAAAACGCCATTTGCGCATACATACAGGAGAAAAACCATACGAGTGTGATTTTTGCCAGGCAAGGTTTACTCAGTCTAACAGCTTAAAAGCTCATAAACTGAtacataacg TTGGTGACAAGCCAGTGTTTCAGTGTGAATTATGTCCAACGACGTGTGGAAGAAAAACAGATCTCAGAATTCATGTACAAAAATTACACACCTCTGATAAACCTCTGAAATGTAAACGCTGTGGAAAATCATTCCCAGATAGGTATGTGGCAAAAACTGAGCTGTATAATAGCtacaaaagtgaaaatattatatgttgcAAACACAAaacatataatgtattttaccATTGTAGATATAGCTACAAATTGCATAGTAAAACTCACGAAGGAGAAAAGTGTTATAAATGTGATTTGTGTCCATATGCTTCTATATCTGAGCGCCATCTCGAGAGCCACATGTTAATTCATACTGATCAAAAACCATATCAATGTGATCATTGCTTTCAATCATTCAGACAAAAACAACTTCTCAAACggcattataatttatatcataatccTACTTATGTTCCCCCTCCGCCACAAGAAAAGACACATCAATGCCCTGAATGTGAACGACCGTTTAG GCATAAAGGGAATCTTATTCGACATATGGCTGTTCATGATCCGGAATCATCTCTTCAAGAAAAGCAACAAGCATTAAAGATGGGCAGACagaaaaagattcaaattATAGACGGACAGAGAGTCGAGGTCATGACAG GTtacgaagatgaagaagaagatgaagaggaTATGATGGCGGTCGAAGGAAGTGATGGTCAACAATATGTTGTATTGGAAGTTATACAGCTAGCTGACAATCAAGGAACTGATCAA CAAATGGCCGTAGTAGCCAGTGAAGATGGAGATTTGATGATGCAAGATCCTTTGAGTCAAGAAAGTGGGATCGTAACTGGTACAGGCGAAGAAGGAGATGAAgcagaagaagaggaagaagaagaagaagaagaagaagaaatagaaatggatgaattaaaaatagaatcagGAGCGTCTATGAAATCTTCATCCCAGAACACACAAAGTGATCCAAAATTACAAAAGGAGATGGAAACCTGTTTCGGTTTTGATGAG gaagaggaagaagaagaagaagccaatggcaatataaatatattgcagACAATTtcgtaa
- the LOC122569641 gene encoding transcriptional repressor CTCFL-like isoform X3, producing the protein MTTNVATIKLEEEQESVTEIQTYLETFNREIEGGQGEQLQHVQLQQVEGLSGGEEGGTYFVDQSGQYYYQANNDETPVMTQVQIQEVEEADVNNDGEAPQEEQYHEIEELENVDGDEDGQVTSNGNNEVVINSGDAYQTVTIVPSDTNPGEVSYVLIVQQPDAEDKESKPIAREGTEGEEGEGEQDLTVYDFEDNEDNEVPVESEVEDDKTKIVKILPKKSQTVTQAHMCNYCNYTSPKRYLLSRHMKSHSEERPHKCSVCERGFKTLASLQNHVNTHTGTKPHHCKFCDSAFTTSGELVRHVRYRHTHEKPHKCHECDYASVELSKLKRHIRCHTGERPYQCPHCTYASPDTFKLKRHLRIHTGEKPYECDFCQARFTQSNSLKAHKLIHNVGDKPVFQCELCPTTCGRKTDLRIHVQKLHTSDKPLKCKRCGKSFPDRYSYKLHSKTHEGEKCYKCDLCPYASISERHLESHMLIHTDQKPYQCDHCFQSFRQKQLLKRHYNLYHNPTYVPPPPQEKTHQCPECERPFRHKGNLIRHMAVHDPESSLQEKQQALKMGRQKKIQIIDGQRVEVMTGDLATKLKGYEDEEEDEEDMMAVEGSDGQQYVVLEVIQLADNQGTDQQMAVVASEDGDLMMQDPLSQESGIVTGTGEEGDEAEEEEEEEEEEEEIEMDELKIESGASMKSSSQNTQSDPKLQKEMETCFGFDEEEEEEEEANGNINILQTIS; encoded by the exons ATGACAACTAACGTAGCAACAATTAAGTTAGAAGAGGAGCAGGAATCTGTAACGGAGATACAGACATACTTAGAAACATTTAATAGAGAAATAGAAGGAGGTCAAGGGGAGCAATTACAACATGTACAGT TGCAACAAGTGGAAGGACTGTCTGGTGGAGAAGAAGGTGGAACTTACTTTGTTGACCAATCTGGTCAATATTACTACCAAGCAAATAATGATGAAACACCTGTCATGACACAGGTTCAAATTcaagaagtagaagaagcaGATGTAAATAATGACGGAGAAGCACCTCAAGAAGAACAATATcatgaaattgaagaattagaaaatgttgATGGTGATGAAGAT GGCCAGGTAACGAGTAATGGAAATAATGAGGTTGTAATCAATTCTGGAGATGCATATCAAACAGTTACTATTGTGCCATCTGATACTAATCCTGGTGAAGTCAGTTATGTACTAATAGTTCAGCAACCTGATGCTGAGGATAAGGAAAGCAAACCAATAGCACGAGAAGGAACAGAAGgtgaagaaggagaaggagaacaAGATCTTACAGTTTATGACTTTGAAGATAATGAAGATAATGAAGTACCTGTGGAATCAGAAGTAGAAGATGACAAAACtaagattgtaaaaattttacctAAAAAGTCTCAAACTGTTACCCAAGCTCATATGTGTAATTACTGTAACTACACAAGTCCAAAACG ATATCTGCTATCACGACATATGAAATCACATTCGGAGGAAAGGCCACATAAATGTAGCGTTTGTGAAAGAGGATTTAAAACACTAGCTTCTCTTCAGAATCATGTTAATACACATACTGGGACCAAGCCACATCACTGTAAATTTTGTGATAGTGCATTCACAACCTCTG gTGAACTTGTTAGACATGTTCGATATAGACACACACATGAAAAACCACATAAGTGTCATGAATGTGACTATGCATCTGTTGAATTGTCTAAACTCAAACGTCATATTCGGTGTCATACAGGCGAACGTCCATATCag TGTCCGCATTGTACATATGCAAGTCCTGATACTTTCAAGCTAAAACGCCATTTGCGCATACATACAGGAGAAAAACCATACGAGTGTGATTTTTGCCAGGCAAGGTTTACTCAGTCTAACAGCTTAAAAGCTCATAAACTGAtacataacg TTGGTGACAAGCCAGTGTTTCAGTGTGAATTATGTCCAACGACGTGTGGAAGAAAAACAGATCTCAGAATTCATGTACAAAAATTACACACCTCTGATAAACCTCTGAAATGTAAACGCTGTGGAAAATCATTCCCAGATAG ATATAGCTACAAATTGCATAGTAAAACTCACGAAGGAGAAAAGTGTTATAAATGTGATTTGTGTCCATATGCTTCTATATCTGAGCGCCATCTCGAGAGCCACATGTTAATTCATACTGATCAAAAACCATATCAATGTGATCATTGCTTTCAATCATTCAGACAAAAACAACTTCTCAAACggcattataatttatatcataatccTACTTATGTTCCCCCTCCGCCACAAGAAAAGACACATCAATGCCCTGAATGTGAACGACCGTTTAG GCATAAAGGGAATCTTATTCGACATATGGCTGTTCATGATCCGGAATCATCTCTTCAAGAAAAGCAACAAGCATTAAAGATGGGCAGACagaaaaagattcaaattATAGACGGACAGAGAGTCGAGGTCATGACAG GTGATTTAGCTACTAAACTTAAAGGTtacgaagatgaagaagaagatgaagaggaTATGATGGCGGTCGAAGGAAGTGATGGTCAACAATATGTTGTATTGGAAGTTATACAGCTAGCTGACAATCAAGGAACTGATCAA CAAATGGCCGTAGTAGCCAGTGAAGATGGAGATTTGATGATGCAAGATCCTTTGAGTCAAGAAAGTGGGATCGTAACTGGTACAGGCGAAGAAGGAGATGAAgcagaagaagaggaagaagaagaagaagaagaagaagaaatagaaatggatgaattaaaaatagaatcagGAGCGTCTATGAAATCTTCATCCCAGAACACACAAAGTGATCCAAAATTACAAAAGGAGATGGAAACCTGTTTCGGTTTTGATGAG gaagaggaagaagaagaagaagccaatggcaatataaatatattgcagACAATTtcgtaa
- the LOC122569641 gene encoding transcriptional repressor CTCFL-like isoform X1, protein MTTNVATIKLEEEQESVTEIQTYLETFNREIEGGQGEQLQHVQLQQVEGLSGGEEGGTYFVDQSGQYYYQANNDETPVMTQVQIQEVEEADVNNDGEAPQEEQYHEIEELENVDGDEDGQVTSNGNNEVVINSGDAYQTVTIVPSDTNPGEVSYVLIVQQPDAEDKESKPIAREGTEGEEGEGEQDLTVYDFEDNEDNEVPVESEVEDDKTKIVKILPKKSQTVTQAHMCNYCNYTSPKRYLLSRHMKSHSEERPHKCSVCERGFKTLASLQNHVNTHTGTKPHHCKFCDSAFTTSGELVRHVRYRHTHEKPHKCHECDYASVELSKLKRHIRCHTGERPYQCPHCTYASPDTFKLKRHLRIHTGEKPYECDFCQARFTQSNSLKAHKLIHNVGDKPVFQCELCPTTCGRKTDLRIHVQKLHTSDKPLKCKRCGKSFPDRYVAKTELYNSYKSENIICCKHKTYNVFYHCRYSYKLHSKTHEGEKCYKCDLCPYASISERHLESHMLIHTDQKPYQCDHCFQSFRQKQLLKRHYNLYHNPTYVPPPPQEKTHQCPECERPFRHKGNLIRHMAVHDPESSLQEKQQALKMGRQKKIQIIDGQRVEVMTGDLATKLKGYEDEEEDEEDMMAVEGSDGQQYVVLEVIQLADNQGTDQQMAVVASEDGDLMMQDPLSQESGIVTGTGEEGDEAEEEEEEEEEEEEIEMDELKIESGASMKSSSQNTQSDPKLQKEMETCFGFDEEEEEEEEANGNINILQTIS, encoded by the exons ATGACAACTAACGTAGCAACAATTAAGTTAGAAGAGGAGCAGGAATCTGTAACGGAGATACAGACATACTTAGAAACATTTAATAGAGAAATAGAAGGAGGTCAAGGGGAGCAATTACAACATGTACAGT TGCAACAAGTGGAAGGACTGTCTGGTGGAGAAGAAGGTGGAACTTACTTTGTTGACCAATCTGGTCAATATTACTACCAAGCAAATAATGATGAAACACCTGTCATGACACAGGTTCAAATTcaagaagtagaagaagcaGATGTAAATAATGACGGAGAAGCACCTCAAGAAGAACAATATcatgaaattgaagaattagaaaatgttgATGGTGATGAAGAT GGCCAGGTAACGAGTAATGGAAATAATGAGGTTGTAATCAATTCTGGAGATGCATATCAAACAGTTACTATTGTGCCATCTGATACTAATCCTGGTGAAGTCAGTTATGTACTAATAGTTCAGCAACCTGATGCTGAGGATAAGGAAAGCAAACCAATAGCACGAGAAGGAACAGAAGgtgaagaaggagaaggagaacaAGATCTTACAGTTTATGACTTTGAAGATAATGAAGATAATGAAGTACCTGTGGAATCAGAAGTAGAAGATGACAAAACtaagattgtaaaaattttacctAAAAAGTCTCAAACTGTTACCCAAGCTCATATGTGTAATTACTGTAACTACACAAGTCCAAAACG ATATCTGCTATCACGACATATGAAATCACATTCGGAGGAAAGGCCACATAAATGTAGCGTTTGTGAAAGAGGATTTAAAACACTAGCTTCTCTTCAGAATCATGTTAATACACATACTGGGACCAAGCCACATCACTGTAAATTTTGTGATAGTGCATTCACAACCTCTG gTGAACTTGTTAGACATGTTCGATATAGACACACACATGAAAAACCACATAAGTGTCATGAATGTGACTATGCATCTGTTGAATTGTCTAAACTCAAACGTCATATTCGGTGTCATACAGGCGAACGTCCATATCag TGTCCGCATTGTACATATGCAAGTCCTGATACTTTCAAGCTAAAACGCCATTTGCGCATACATACAGGAGAAAAACCATACGAGTGTGATTTTTGCCAGGCAAGGTTTACTCAGTCTAACAGCTTAAAAGCTCATAAACTGAtacataacg TTGGTGACAAGCCAGTGTTTCAGTGTGAATTATGTCCAACGACGTGTGGAAGAAAAACAGATCTCAGAATTCATGTACAAAAATTACACACCTCTGATAAACCTCTGAAATGTAAACGCTGTGGAAAATCATTCCCAGATAGGTATGTGGCAAAAACTGAGCTGTATAATAGCtacaaaagtgaaaatattatatgttgcAAACACAAaacatataatgtattttaccATTGTAGATATAGCTACAAATTGCATAGTAAAACTCACGAAGGAGAAAAGTGTTATAAATGTGATTTGTGTCCATATGCTTCTATATCTGAGCGCCATCTCGAGAGCCACATGTTAATTCATACTGATCAAAAACCATATCAATGTGATCATTGCTTTCAATCATTCAGACAAAAACAACTTCTCAAACggcattataatttatatcataatccTACTTATGTTCCCCCTCCGCCACAAGAAAAGACACATCAATGCCCTGAATGTGAACGACCGTTTAG GCATAAAGGGAATCTTATTCGACATATGGCTGTTCATGATCCGGAATCATCTCTTCAAGAAAAGCAACAAGCATTAAAGATGGGCAGACagaaaaagattcaaattATAGACGGACAGAGAGTCGAGGTCATGACAG GTGATTTAGCTACTAAACTTAAAGGTtacgaagatgaagaagaagatgaagaggaTATGATGGCGGTCGAAGGAAGTGATGGTCAACAATATGTTGTATTGGAAGTTATACAGCTAGCTGACAATCAAGGAACTGATCAA CAAATGGCCGTAGTAGCCAGTGAAGATGGAGATTTGATGATGCAAGATCCTTTGAGTCAAGAAAGTGGGATCGTAACTGGTACAGGCGAAGAAGGAGATGAAgcagaagaagaggaagaagaagaagaagaagaagaagaaatagaaatggatgaattaaaaatagaatcagGAGCGTCTATGAAATCTTCATCCCAGAACACACAAAGTGATCCAAAATTACAAAAGGAGATGGAAACCTGTTTCGGTTTTGATGAG gaagaggaagaagaagaagaagccaatggcaatataaatatattgcagACAATTtcgtaa